The Engraulis encrasicolus isolate BLACKSEA-1 chromosome 4, IST_EnEncr_1.0, whole genome shotgun sequence genome includes a window with the following:
- the prpf18 gene encoding pre-mRNA-splicing factor 18 isoform X2 has translation MDILKAEIARKRKLMEEKQLVDDNKKYFKRSELARKEEEDYFKRCGYKLEKKEEEPKPSSSTNPVLELELTEEKLPMSLSRQEVIRRLRERGEPIRLFSESDYEAFQRLRKIEILAPEVNKGLRNDLKAAMDKIDQQYLNEIVAGNENGEQDSQDDLKVHEADTTIEELEALGESLGTGDDYRDMDVIEKVLRFLLGVWAKDLNSRENHVKRSVAGKLASATQTQTEAYLRPLFRKLTKKTLPGDIKESITDIIKFMLQREYVKANDAYLQMAIGNAPWPIGVTMVGIHARTGREKIFSKHVAHVLNDETQRKYIQGMKRLMTICQKHFTTDPSKCVEYNAL, from the exons ATGGATATTTTGAAGGCTGAAATCGCAAGGAAGAGGAAGTTAATGGAAGAGAAGCAGCTCGTAGAT GACAACAAGAAGTATTTCAAACGATCAGAGCTTGCACGCAAGGAAGAAGAGGATTATTTCAAAAGATGTGGTTACAAG ctggagaagaaagaggaggagccaAAGCCGTCCAGTTCGACCAATCCCGTTCTGGAACTGGAGTTGACAGAGGAGAAGCTTCCGATGTCACTGTCTCGCCAGGAG GTGATTCGCCGGCTTCGAGAGCGTGGGGAGCCAATCAGGCTGTTTAGCGAGTCAGACTACGAGGCCTTCCAGAGGCTGAGAAAGATCGAGATCCTGGCACCTGAGGTCAACAAG ggtctaAGGAATGACCTGAAGGCAGCCATGGATAAGATTGACCAGCAGTACCTGAATGAGATTGTGGCAGGAAATGAGAACGGCGAGCAGGACTCACAGGATGACCTGAAGGTGCACGAGGCGGACACCACCATCGAAGaactggag GCTCTGGGTGAGTCCCTTGGTACCGGAGATGACTATAGGGACATGGACGTCATTGAAAAAGTCTTACGG ttcttaCTAGGTGTGTGGGCCAAGGACCTCAACTCCAGGGAGAATCACGTGAAGCGCAGTGTCGCGGGCAAGCTGGCCAGTGCCACGCAGACACAGACGGAGGCCTACCTCAGACCTCTCTTCAGGAAACTCACCAAAAAG ACCTTACCTGGAGATATCAAAGAATCCATCACAGACATCATTAAGTTCATGCTGCAACGGGAGTATGTAAAG GCAAACGATGCCTACCTGCAGATGGCCATCGGCAATGCCCCCTGGCCCATTGGGGTGACCATGGTGGGCATCCACGCCCGTACGGGACGAGAGAAGATCTTCTCCAAACACGTGGCACACGTGCTTAATGACGAGACGCAACGCAAGTACATCCAG GGGATGAAGAGGCTGATGACCATCTGCCAGAAGCATTTCACCACAGACCCCTCCAAATGTGTGGAGTACAACGCCCTCTGA
- the prpf18 gene encoding pre-mRNA-splicing factor 18 isoform X1, with the protein MDILKAEIARKRKLMEEKQLVDDNKKYFKRSELARKEEEDYFKRCGYKVTIEKPVGQLEKKEEEPKPSSSTNPVLELELTEEKLPMSLSRQEVIRRLRERGEPIRLFSESDYEAFQRLRKIEILAPEVNKGLRNDLKAAMDKIDQQYLNEIVAGNENGEQDSQDDLKVHEADTTIEELEALGESLGTGDDYRDMDVIEKVLRFLLGVWAKDLNSRENHVKRSVAGKLASATQTQTEAYLRPLFRKLTKKTLPGDIKESITDIIKFMLQREYVKANDAYLQMAIGNAPWPIGVTMVGIHARTGREKIFSKHVAHVLNDETQRKYIQGMKRLMTICQKHFTTDPSKCVEYNAL; encoded by the exons ATGGATATTTTGAAGGCTGAAATCGCAAGGAAGAGGAAGTTAATGGAAGAGAAGCAGCTCGTAGAT GACAACAAGAAGTATTTCAAACGATCAGAGCTTGCACGCAAGGAAGAAGAGGATTATTTCAAAAGATGTGGTTACAAG gtTACTATTGAAAAGCCGGTGGGACAG ctggagaagaaagaggaggagccaAAGCCGTCCAGTTCGACCAATCCCGTTCTGGAACTGGAGTTGACAGAGGAGAAGCTTCCGATGTCACTGTCTCGCCAGGAG GTGATTCGCCGGCTTCGAGAGCGTGGGGAGCCAATCAGGCTGTTTAGCGAGTCAGACTACGAGGCCTTCCAGAGGCTGAGAAAGATCGAGATCCTGGCACCTGAGGTCAACAAG ggtctaAGGAATGACCTGAAGGCAGCCATGGATAAGATTGACCAGCAGTACCTGAATGAGATTGTGGCAGGAAATGAGAACGGCGAGCAGGACTCACAGGATGACCTGAAGGTGCACGAGGCGGACACCACCATCGAAGaactggag GCTCTGGGTGAGTCCCTTGGTACCGGAGATGACTATAGGGACATGGACGTCATTGAAAAAGTCTTACGG ttcttaCTAGGTGTGTGGGCCAAGGACCTCAACTCCAGGGAGAATCACGTGAAGCGCAGTGTCGCGGGCAAGCTGGCCAGTGCCACGCAGACACAGACGGAGGCCTACCTCAGACCTCTCTTCAGGAAACTCACCAAAAAG ACCTTACCTGGAGATATCAAAGAATCCATCACAGACATCATTAAGTTCATGCTGCAACGGGAGTATGTAAAG GCAAACGATGCCTACCTGCAGATGGCCATCGGCAATGCCCCCTGGCCCATTGGGGTGACCATGGTGGGCATCCACGCCCGTACGGGACGAGAGAAGATCTTCTCCAAACACGTGGCACACGTGCTTAATGACGAGACGCAACGCAAGTACATCCAG GGGATGAAGAGGCTGATGACCATCTGCCAGAAGCATTTCACCACAGACCCCTCCAAATGTGTGGAGTACAACGCCCTCTGA